In a single window of the Zea mays cultivar B73 chromosome 5, Zm-B73-REFERENCE-NAM-5.0, whole genome shotgun sequence genome:
- the LOC100502279 gene encoding uncharacterized protein LOC100502279, with the protein MLAVGAVCCPNAVPRPLHSGHELLPVNPSSPLLISHGGRRELWIHGRRPLGVSSPWLSPLRQTSSTVSFSPTMVAGSLLLHSVPLVQGRSTSGDLLPMAQQADAPASTPSSPLDSTSSSSPIRQQPCSSATRSPLYVNNSNPDPIHVVCVDPICAVPTHDVATPLPSVDVTLRSSLLDEEP; encoded by the exons ATGCTCGCTGTGGGTGCCGTTTGCTGCCCCAACGCCGTTCCGCGCCCCCTCCACTCCGGCCATGAGCTCCTCCCAGTGAATCCCTCTAGTCCCCTGCTCATCTCCCATGGTGGCCGCAGGGAGCTCTGGATCCATGGCCGTCGGCCTCTGGGCGTGAGCAGCCCTTGGCTCTCTCCCCTGCGACAGACTTCCTCCACGGTGTCTTTTTCCCCAACCATGGTGGCCGGCTCCCTGCTCCTCCATTCGGTGCCCCTGGTTCAGGGCCGGTCGACCTCCGGCGACCTCCTCCCCATGGCACAGCAGGCCGACGCCCCTGCCTCTACTCCATCTTCCCCATTGGACAGCACGAGCTCCTCCTCGCCGATACGCCAGCAACCCTGCAGCAGCGCCACTCGATCTCCTCTATACGTGAACAACAGCAACCCGGATCCCATCCACGTCGTATGCGTCGATCCGATCTGTGCAGTCCCAACCCACGACGTCGCAACACCCTTG CCCTCCGTCGATGTCACGCTTCGCTCATCGCTCCTCGACGAAGAGCCGTAA